One genomic window of Monodelphis domestica isolate mMonDom1 chromosome 1, mMonDom1.pri, whole genome shotgun sequence includes the following:
- the LOC100024593 gene encoding plasma serine protease inhibitor-like translates to MPLKLFLSVLLISLQSAGGCHSPSHRLGKSSSDFFVRGGFNPKEIVLNCKIVEKNTDLTFALYKQLVSQGSDLNVIFSPLRVSMILSLLTLGTHSVTRAQILMGLGFNLKEIQEDTIHKFFQNLILNLNLPSPDLDLYMGSALFVEERLRLLEDFSQNAKTTYMSETLNIDFQYPVRAQKRINDYISEQTHQKIVGLVKDVDASTMMILVDYIYFKASWDREFDPKRTKESDFIVSEKIIVKVPMMTHEDVHYYFRDRSLSCSVLHMTFASNESALFVLPDQGQMKRVEAALTQKIMKRWLKGLKKRAMELHIPKLSLSGKYAMQKILPALKITSLFSKESDVSSIIDLSNKPSHLTPLLTQMIQQAQFEMDETGPHTANKSYIKVKMSAARHHVLEFNRPFLVMVLTQPNQSILLLGKVVNPKEMEGSSAASST, encoded by the exons ATGCCATTGAAGCTTTTCCTCTCTGTGTTGCTCATCAGCCTCCAGAGTGCTGGGGGCTGTCATAGTCCTTCCCATCGATTAGGGAAGAGTAGCTCTGATTTCTTTGTGAGAGGTGGTTTCAATCCCAAAGAGATCGTCCTCAACTGCAAGATAGTCGAAAAAAACACTGACTTAACATTCGCTCTGTATAAGCAATTGGTCTCTCAAGGTTCTGACTTGAATGTTATCTTTTCCCCATTGAGAGTCTCCATGATCCTGTCCCTGCTGACCCTTGGGACCCATTCTGTTACTCGCGCTCAGATCCTTATGGGTCTAGGTTTCAATCTCAAGGAAATTCAGGAGGATACAATCCATAAATTCTTCCAGAATCTGATTCTCAACCTCAATTTGCCCAGTCCTGATCTTGACCTGTACATGGGGAGTGCACTCTTTGTTGAGGAGAGGCTCAGACTGCTAGAAGACTTCTCACAAAATGCGAAGACCACATACATGTCAGAAACTCTCAACATTGACTTCCAATACCCTGTCAGGGCTCAAAAACGTATTAATGACTACATATCAGAGCAAACCCACCAGAAAATTGTGGGTTTGGTCAAAGATGTTGATGCCAGCACTATGATGATTCTGGTGGATTATATCTACTTTAAAG CCTCATGGGACAGAGAGTTTGATCCCAAAAGGACTAAAGAGAGTGACTTCATTGTGTCAGAGAAGATAATTGTGAAGGTCCCCATGATGACCCATGAAGATGTACACTATTACTTCCGGGATAGGAGCCTCTCCTGTAGCGTGCTGCACATGACTTTTGCGTCGAATGAATCAGCTTTGTTTGTTCTTCCTGACCAAGGACAGATGAAGCGTGTGGAGGCTGCCTTAACTCAAAAAATTATGAAACGATGGCTCAAGGGACTCAAGAAGAG AGCTATGGAATTGCATATTCCAAAGTTGTCTCTTTCTGGCAAGTATGCGATGCAGAAGATACTTCCAGCCCTGAAGATTACAAGTCTTTTCTCCAAAGAGTCTGATGTCTCCAGCATCATTGACCTAAGCAACAAACCTAGCCATCTGACTCCTCTACTTACTCAA ATGATCCAACAGGCTCAATTTGAGATGGATGAGACAGGCCCTCATACTGCTAACAAGAGCTACATCAAGGTCAAGATGTCGGCTGCTCGACACCATGTGTTGGAATTCAACAGGCCTTTTCTGGTTATGGTTCTTACTCAACCTAACCAAAGCATCCTTTTACTTGGCAAAGTGGTCAacccaaaagaaatggaaggctCATCTGCTGCCTCTTCAACTTAG